The sequence below is a genomic window from Cucumis melo cultivar AY chromosome 5, USDA_Cmelo_AY_1.0, whole genome shotgun sequence.
TTCAGTGTTATTTTCTTGTATCATGTGAATTGTTGTAGAATGCTCAGTtaaaagttaataaaagaaatggTTTATCTTTTTCCGTTGTGTCAAGTTGTTATTTATCCCCTAAAGTATAGATTTAAGTTTAGGAAGTCATCAGGCAATTAAGCAAGGCTTAAGGACCTAAGTGAGCGTTCTGGCATTTCGCTTTGGAGGCGCCAAGATTGCTCTAAATCTCGCCGCATACCGCATGGCAATTTAGGATGCGTGCGGGGCAGCGCGTGACACAATATCATGACCTTGCAGTTTGGATTAATTAGGTTCTTGGAGACTTACATCTTGATCATATTTTTCCAGCTCTCATATATTGAGACAATCAAGCCACTATCTCCATAGCTTCAAACCCAATCTTTCATGAGAACACCAATAAGACATCCTTATTTTCTCCATTTTAAGCAAGTTGGGTACGTAGGATATTCCCACCCCAACTTGAGGAGAAGTATTATATGTAATTAGTTGAGGATTGGTTAGTCAGTTAAGTTGAAGGTTGTTTTTATTTTGCCTacttattctatttatttagaGAACTTGTATCAGTGTATTGCATGAATTAATAAAACTCATACATTCTTCCACATGAATTATTTTTGTCCTATACTCATATTATTATGTGGCTATTTAGTATGCTTAACGAGTTATCAACTATTATGCTAAGAAGTGCCCAATATGTGTCCAACATGGACACATTAAAAAAACTTGAGTGTCTATGCTTCTttggtaaaatgaaaaatataacaTGCACCACTGACCGCCTGCTCTAATCTCAACAAGGCAGGCAATTTAAATAATGGAAGTGAGTCTCTTCAATTTCATGAATAGGTATAGAACCACAAGAGTATTACAGCAATATTCTGCAAGGCATAGTTGCAGACTGTTTCTTTCACTAGAACATGATCAGACTAGACAAGGAACTATAGAACAGCATCTTAAGATGAACGTGCAAAAGATAATGGAGACAAAAAAAAGTTCTCTACTGGTTCTTACATAATTGGCATTAAACAATGCTAAAATAGAAAAGGCTTAATGGTACATCTAGTTGGAAAATTCTTGGAAATACAAAGGAAAATACCTTTCTTCTTTCGGATGTGAGTTGAGGGAGAGTCAACCGTATGACTTCTCCATCATTGTTTGGAGTCAATCCCAAGTCAGAGTTGACTATGGCCTTCTCTATTGACTTTAAGCTGAAGATGATGACTCGTTAAGAGTTAATGCTGATTGCCAAGAGACGTTATAGAAATGCATTACACTGTTCAGCTGGATGGCATCATTCTATATCTAATAATAAGAGGCTGTTTATGTCCACAGCAATCTCAACCAGTAAGTCAAGATTAAGGAAGATTGAAAAGCTCCAAAAAAATGTCTGCATATGTGAAACCTTcttattcataaaaaaaaaaattacgatGACAAAATTTTGAAGCCCTTGAGTAGGTCTCTAAAAGAAAAGCAAGCTAGTAACAGTAATATCTACAATTTTGAAATGGATAAAGGATCAAGGAAGATCCTGCAGATCTTCAATTTCAAGGCTTCGTGGTAAAGGGTCATCATAACATCCACCATGTATTGTTTTATAGCAATTTTAAAACTATAGGAATTTGGAAAAAGTGAAGTCATATGGTGCCTGAGGGTGCACCAACCAATATATTCAAAAAGGTTCCTAAATACATTCAACTCAGCCAACCGGCACATTGAATACCTGGATTTATCATATGGCTGGACCAAGAGTGAGCTTGCATCAGGTGTACTAATTTGAGCAATGCTCTTCAGGCTAACTGGACTGCCGTAATACTCCACCTGAAAATTCATGAAAGCGACAGACGGTTTGTACATAACACATACCATTAGCATGTTACTAGTCTCGTAATGAAGCAACTATCCACTAACCagccaaatttaaaaatttccaTGTACCTCAATCTTATCAAGCATGGCAGGATTTGATCTCCCGGTCCTAATTGAATTGAAATTAGACCGAACAGTATCAATAGTCTTTTCCATCCTTGCTTTCTGGAGAATAATTGGATGGTCATTCGCACGATTATTTCTTAGCGTAAGCTTGCTTGAGTATAATACACAGCAAGTCTCCACATCAATGAAAATATGAACTTACTACATCTTTCTCGATCAATGTTTTCTCTGCTTCAATTTCTTCGATTGTTGCAGCCCTCACAACTCCccttctaaaaacaaaaattcagAGCCAATATAAAATCAACACAACTGAAAAAACTACCAAAATTAACTTCGCATGGCAATAAGACAAATGCAAAAGCAAAATGCTTGTATGTTCATAGAGTGCTGCCCCACGTAACCACTTCACTACAGAGGATGTTCAAATTTACACCAATTCACAAGGTACACACAACGCCACAAGGCTCGTAAGAAAGTAAACGAAATAAAAGTCAAATACATGCCTGTTTTTCAACACATTCCCAGAAACAGAGAGTTGGGTAGAGAGCAATAGGGCTCGTTGGTTGAGCCTGACGTAGTTGGAAGCTGACTTCCATGAACAAAGATGCGCAGAACTGGAGCCGCATTTGACGCAATTTAACCCTCCATTATAATCTGGAAGGCGAGGCATTGGGGGATGATGAAGAAACCAAACAGAAAAGGTAGAAAGAGGAAACAAAATTGTGGGTTGAAGAATGACGTACCTCGGAGTGAGAGGAGGGGTTTGGGAGGGGGATTATGGAAGAGGGAACGGCGGATAGAGGTGGTGGCGGAGAAGGGGGTGGCCATGGATacggaaatgaaagaatcgaaGGTGATAAGGGGGAAGGAAATGGTTTGAAGTTCAAAAGGAGGCCATTGCTTTGTCCAAATTCAAGTCTCCTTCACAGTTGTGGATAAGAATTCtaaaaaaatgtttgattttgaacttttggtATCAATAAGGGTTGTTTGGATACGATGAATACAGTATTCTTCAAGTGGATAGGCCTCTCCTACGCCTTCAAACAActattttcatctttctttctttctttctttctttttattcaattttagtctctcatatatatatatatatatatatatatatatatatatatatatatatatatatatatatatatatatatatatatatatatatatatatatatatatatattttaatcatCTAATTTTAATCCAAATTACCTTccttctcaaaaaaaaaaaaatatatatatatatagtaaaatttaacggtctctttttttatttaagtattttgttatattgtgTAAATACTTATTCATAACCATTTTCAAAATAGATAtctaaaaattattgaaaatatttacaactatAGCAAAAAAAACAATATCCATCTATGATGAACCGTGAGAATTCGtgtatatcaatattaaataaTGAGTAATAAACTATTCCAACAgtatgatattttgatatattaagAATTCTTGGTATCttaatttaagatttataaaaattaaacataCATTTTTATTATTGTATATCAATATTGAAAGAACTAAAAGATTTACCATTTTTTACTATTATCTTTCCGAAATTGAAAAGTAGAGTAAGAAAAGTAAAATAGAGAATGCAATAATTATGGAGCGTAACAATTCTCAACAACCAACTTTATTCTCGATTTGGGAGTAGATTCCAAACTTTGATTGACCCTTTCTTTCTTcaataactaaaaagaaaaacaaagaaagccTACTTGTTTGGTTTCTACTCTCACACTCTATCACACTTCACTTCACATCCacaatttcttcttcatctctctaatatctctctctctctctctctctctccctccccTCCATGGGTTCTGTGAAGATGCCTTCCCCGTTCTTCTGGATCTCCACAATGGCGCTTTTTACACTGTCGGTAGCTGCTACCGTCCACCAAGTAGGCGACTCTTCCGGTTGGACCACTCTCATCCCCGTCGATTATGCCAAATGGGCTTCTTCCCAAAAATTCCATGTCGGCGACTCTCTTCGTAAGTACTTCCCCCCCTTTTTCCCTTCTCCTACTTTCTTCATTCATTTTACTTTAACCTTGCGAAATTTGAGAAACTACAGTGTTTAAATACAACAACACGTTCCACAATGTACTACAAGTGACTCAAGAACAGTTCAAAGCTTGCAACTCATCTTCTCCGGCGGCGTCGTACAACTCCGGCGCAGATTCCATCCCTTTGAAAAGACCTGGAACCTTCTATTTCCTCTGTGGCTTTCCAGGGCACTGTCAATTGGGGCAGAAAGTGGAAGTCAAAGTTACTTCAGCTTCATCCTCTCATTTACCTGCTCCCTCACCAAGCCCAggcccaagcccaagcccaatgGGCGGCCCATCTGCATCTGCTCCCACCCCAAGTGCTGCTTCTACTCCCTCCTCCTACTTCTTCTCTATGCTTTGCCTCTCTTTGGAATTTGCTTTGTTGTACTTTGTGGTTGTTTGAATTTCAATGCTTCTTCCACTTGCTGTGTTGTTTGTTCTAGCTTTATATTATTGTACTTTGAATGTTGGAGCAAGTTCTAAATGTTGTTGTTTCTTGTTTGTATCATCATGCTATGTATTTCGCACCTAATTTGCTTGTTTGATGTTACTTGTTACCCATTTGCTTTTTAGACTGAATCAACTGTTGTATAAGCACTTCAAAGACTGTGTAGCTCAAATCTCATCTAGAGCCGATTACGATGGAGTTTACTATAATGTTATAATGTAATAAGGATTACTAAGAATAGAAATACTATGTTTGAAGTGCATTATTGGATTTGTTATCGATTATCGTATTTGGAATTGGGTTGAGTTTGactgttttttatttatttgtaatcatttttaaatttgtaaaattcctaattttctaaaatttaacctactttctaaattgaaaatttttcctaaataaaaagaattatcATACGTAAATCTTAATTTCTTAAATTCTTAAGTATTTTAATATGTCGTGTGGAAGAACGTACagaaatattaataatatagagtGGAGTTAGCATAGCTATGTTAGACGATTCAATGAGGATTTTTAATAAAACCTTAATAAGTGTTCGATGTATTGGAATTTAATAAGGATTATTGAGTGTGATCGATGATGAACGTAAATGAGAATGTGAAACATGGAAACggtgagaaaaaaaattgagttgAAAACTCTCCAAATATAATATGTTTTGTACTACAAATTGGACCTAAAATGTTCGGTATGAACAtgagttttggattaaatttcATTACAAACCAATCCCATTATGGTCCATCGAACACCTCTCTAGGGGTCGTTTGGCGCTCAAAATTATTTGTATTGggatacaaaattgaaaattgagttGTAATGTTTGTGTTTAAGGTGTTGAGTTCAATTGAGTAGTCTTTCGTTAATTCTTATGTCTCGCAAGGATATCTTTAATAATATTAACGATGTCATATTAATTGTAACTAGGTAGTTTAGGCAATTGTAATCGAGTAGTTTAGGAGTTCAAATTCTAGAAAATGAATATGTCTTAGCAAAAAAATTTGGAACTCTATTAAATAAGTAAACTTTAcctcaattttcttttataaatttttcTAAGTTTATCCTATCATTCACTCTCAGCcatttaagattttaaaatatttaaatttttaatagaATCAAATGGGGTATTCTCAATTtttggagatttttttttttaattagtcaccatttttgtaagattttttttataaaaaaatctgaaattattttgctatttttttttttttaatttgaaaaaattaatggtatttaagaaaagaatatttaaaaatgggtgtttttgttttaattgtTACACCATCCCTATCAACGTTCCGCCCAAATCCCAAAATCCacatttcttcatttcctctctTCTGCTTCGGTGCTTCCTCTACTTTCAAATATCCTAATCCTTTGCTACTTCAATGGCGGACTTTGAATCCTCCGCTCCTCAACCTCCCAACTCCAATTACCTTCTCTCACTTCCCCCTTCCCCCCCATCTCTcgatcctcctcctcctcctcctccaatTCGCCCCCTTTTCCCTTTCTCCAAGAGGCCCCCCATTCGAGTCACTTCCGAATTCGACAGTGAATCTTCCATTTTCTTCCACAAGGTCTCATGCAAGCTCCTCGACAACCTCGCCAAGATTAAGTTCTCCTTCCAAAACGACAATAAGGGCCAAATTACTGACTCCCAGTTGCAATTCCGTACCAAGTACCTCTCCATTCATTATGATCCTGACGAACACAATGCTCTCCTCCGTTCTTCTATCGATGTTGGCCCTAGGTTGCACTTCCGTGCTGCTCATGATATTAAGGTTTCTTTCCCCTGCTTTTTCTAGGTTTCGTTTTGTTTTTGTGTGTTTTTCTTGATGCCCAATCTACTCTTTCAAGCAAATAAGCCCACATGCCTGAGAAATTTCTCTCTAATTAGAATGTAAACTGCATTTCTCAAATCTTCTTTCGTTGGAGTGTGTGCTCGAGGCCTAGAACACGGATGGTTATGGTTGACTTTTGCTATCTCCTGCGATGCTGGATGGTGCCTTTATGCTATGGTTTTTATGAACTTATATATGTTTGTTTCAGGGTCAACAAGGAGAGCTTGGTGTGGTTGCTAAAATTGCCGATCCTGGTTACGCCTTGGAACTCTCTTCACCTGTTCCTGCCATTGGAGCGGTGAGTTTTAGTAAATTGTGAATCTTTATCCTCAGTGGCACTGCCAATGTGTATATAAACTGCATTATATTACTTTCCATATTCGACAGCGTTACAGAAATTGTTACTATAATGGTTTTAGTATTTTGTCTCTGGGAACCTTTTATTGAGCTGTTAAAATTGACTATACTTCGACCGATATTGATATTATTTAGCCAAGAGCAACTTTTAAGTTTCCCATGGGTGAAATTTCAttggaagaaagagaagaggaGGAAGTGAACCGGGCAATGTCAATAAATGGTGTTCTTAAAGGGCAATTTCTGAATGGCAACTGCGCTGCTCACTACAAGGATGAAGAATTGGAACTGAGATACAGCTACAAGGTTAGAATAATAAAATTTGTCAAAGTTGTTGCTGCCTTGTATCTTGAACTTTCTATGGCCAAAAAGATGCAAGCATGGCTTGTTTGCTGTTGGAACTTACTAGTTACTCTCAACATTGTTTGGTGAGCGTCTGAACTCTTTTGCAGGATGAGGCACTTTCATTTATTCCAAAAGTTTCTTTGCCATCAAATGCATTGTCATTTGCATTCAAGCGTCGGTTTGGTCCTTCTGATAAATTAAGGTTAGGTTTCAAACTCGGTAAAGGGTGTTTGATGTCTAATTCTAATAGTTGATTGTAGTCCAATTAAGATATAGCTTAATACCATACCCTTGTCCTAAATATATATTTCGCAATTAACTTTTATCAGCTATTGGTATGATTTTGATTCTAACGACTGGAGCGCGGTGTACAAGCACACATATGGGAAAGATTTGAAACTTAAAGCTGGTTACGATACAAAGGAGAAACTCGGCTGGGCTTCTCTTTGGGTAAGTTGTTCCAGCTGTTTAGGCCTTTCAGAAAGAATACTAATGGAAAAGCTAACAGCAGAATAGTTATCAAACTAGTTTTTGAGCTGAGTTACCATGAATTTCAGGTTGGAGATGAAGGAGGGAAAGCAAAAACAGCTCCAATGAAGATGAAAGTACAATTCATGTTACAAGTTCCACAAGATGACATTAGGTCTGCAGCTCTAATGTTCAGGGTCAAAAAGAGATGGGATATATGATCCAAACTTTCTTCATTTCTCCCTATCTACATCTGAATTTTAGCTTTCTTTTAAATAcatgttaaaattttaaatgttgCTGTAAACATCTGTGGGATGATGGTGCTATTAATGAAGTTTCTTTTGTAGACAGAAACAggaaaatataagaaaatagtTTAGGGAAGCTAAGTTAAGGGGAAAAAAAggttttattttcataaatctGCAAATGGATCCATAGATTGTATATTAATGTTGACAACATCTCTTACATAATGTAACTAACAAAATTGTTGGGAAAATTAGTTTTTAGTTTCCCAAAGTCTTCAATAACATGTCTGTTGTTTGGTccatgaattttaaaa
It includes:
- the LOC103491322 gene encoding ribosome-recycling factor, chloroplastic isoform X2, whose product is MATPFSATTSIRRSLFHNPPPKPLLSLRDYNGGLNCVKCGSSSAHLCSWKSASNYVRLNQRALLLSTQLSVSGNVLKNRGVVRAATIEEIEAEKTLIEKDVKARMEKTIDTVRSNFNSIRTGRSNPAMLDKIEVEYYGSPVSLKSIAQISTPDASSLLVQPYDKSSLKSIEKAIVNSDLGLTPNNDGEVIRLTLPQLTSERRKELSKVVAKQAEEGKVAVRNIRRDALKAYEKLEKEKKLSEDNVKDLSSDLQKLTDDYMKKIDVLYKQKEKELLKV
- the LOC103491322 gene encoding ribosome-recycling factor, chloroplastic isoform X1, coding for MATPFSATTSIRRSLFHNPPPKPLLSLRDYNGGLNCVKCGSSSAHLCSWKSASNYVRLNQRALLLSTQLSVSGNVLKNRRGVVRAATIEEIEAEKTLIEKDVKARMEKTIDTVRSNFNSIRTGRSNPAMLDKIEVEYYGSPVSLKSIAQISTPDASSLLVQPYDKSSLKSIEKAIVNSDLGLTPNNDGEVIRLTLPQLTSERRKELSKVVAKQAEEGKVAVRNIRRDALKAYEKLEKEKKLSEDNVKDLSSDLQKLTDDYMKKIDVLYKQKEKELLKV
- the LOC103491321 gene encoding mavicyanin-like, translated to MGSVKMPSPFFWISTMALFTLSVAATVHQVGDSSGWTTLIPVDYAKWASSQKFHVGDSLLFKYNNTFHNVLQVTQEQFKACNSSSPAASYNSGADSIPLKRPGTFYFLCGFPGHCQLGQKVEVKVTSASSSHLPAPSPSPGPSPSPMGGPSASAPTPSAASTPSSYFFSMLCLSLEFALLYFVVV
- the LOC103491320 gene encoding outer envelope pore protein 37, chloroplastic, which codes for MADFESSAPQPPNSNYLLSLPPSPPSLDPPPPPPPIRPLFPFSKRPPIRVTSEFDSESSIFFHKVSCKLLDNLAKIKFSFQNDNKGQITDSQLQFRTKYLSIHYDPDEHNALLRSSIDVGPRLHFRAAHDIKGQQGELGVVAKIADPGYALELSSPVPAIGAPRATFKFPMGEISLEEREEEEVNRAMSINGVLKGQFLNGNCAAHYKDEELELRYSYKDEALSFIPKVSLPSNALSFAFKRRFGPSDKLSYWYDFDSNDWSAVYKHTYGKDLKLKAGYDTKEKLGWASLWVGDEGGKAKTAPMKMKVQFMLQVPQDDIRSAALMFRVKKRWDI